The following proteins are co-located in the Burkholderia sp. HI2500 genome:
- a CDS encoding class I adenylate-forming enzyme family protein — translation MSSSLRSSEPLDVDALLAALPRRIADVPARWAALAPAHPALIEDARRLSYGDLSRAVDAAAALLADLGVQGGDRVMIVAENCVAQIVLLFAAARLDAWALVSNARLSASELDAIAAHARPKLIAFTTDASPDARTHAERHGATPAGTLPVDVGAWSYHVDASAPGEPVAADGAAQCAALIYTTGTTGTPKGVMLSHRNLLFIAATSSTLRRVSPDDVVYTVLPVSHVYGLASVCLGSLYAGATLRLAPRFSPEAVRVALADEGVTIFQGVPAMHAKLLEHLHTHGHAWCAPRLRFAYSGGSPLDANLKARVERLYGVPLHNGYGMTESSPTITQTPLDAPRTDSSVGVPIPGVEMRIVAPDGTDVPPGEVGEIRVRGPNVMLGYYRNADATHAAVSPDGWLSTGDLARQEADGAVTIAGRSKELIIRSGFNVYPVEVEQVLNAHPDVVQAAVIGRAVEGNEEVLAFVELVPGATADEAALHAWCAERLAPYKRPAHIRVLDALPAASTGKVLKHKLRELV, via the coding sequence ATGTCCTCGTCCCTCCGTTCATCCGAGCCGCTCGACGTCGACGCACTGCTCGCCGCGCTGCCGCGCCGCATCGCCGACGTGCCCGCACGCTGGGCCGCGCTGGCGCCCGCGCATCCGGCGCTGATCGAGGACGCGCGCCGCCTGTCGTACGGCGACCTGTCGCGGGCCGTCGATGCCGCCGCCGCGCTGCTCGCCGACCTCGGCGTGCAAGGCGGCGACCGCGTGATGATCGTCGCCGAAAACTGCGTCGCGCAGATCGTGCTGCTGTTCGCGGCCGCCCGCCTCGACGCGTGGGCGCTCGTGTCGAACGCGCGCTTGTCCGCCAGCGAGCTCGACGCGATCGCCGCGCACGCGCGGCCGAAGCTGATCGCGTTCACCACCGACGCCTCGCCCGACGCGCGCACGCATGCCGAACGGCACGGTGCGACACCCGCCGGCACGCTACCGGTCGACGTCGGTGCATGGTCGTACCACGTCGACGCGAGCGCGCCGGGCGAACCGGTCGCCGCCGACGGTGCCGCGCAATGCGCGGCGCTGATCTACACGACCGGCACGACCGGCACGCCGAAGGGCGTGATGCTGTCGCATCGCAACCTGCTGTTCATCGCGGCGACGTCGAGCACGCTGCGCCGCGTGTCGCCCGACGACGTCGTCTACACGGTGCTGCCCGTATCGCACGTGTACGGGCTCGCGTCGGTCTGCCTCGGCAGCCTGTACGCGGGCGCGACGCTGCGGCTCGCGCCGCGCTTCTCGCCGGAAGCCGTGCGCGTCGCGCTCGCCGACGAAGGCGTCACGATCTTCCAGGGCGTGCCCGCGATGCACGCGAAGCTGCTCGAACACCTGCACACGCACGGCCATGCGTGGTGCGCGCCGCGCCTGCGCTTCGCGTATTCGGGCGGCTCGCCGCTCGACGCGAACCTGAAGGCGCGCGTCGAGCGCCTGTACGGCGTGCCGCTGCACAACGGCTACGGGATGACCGAAAGCAGCCCGACGATCACGCAGACGCCGCTCGACGCACCGCGCACCGACAGCTCGGTCGGCGTGCCGATTCCCGGCGTGGAGATGCGGATCGTCGCGCCGGACGGCACCGACGTGCCGCCGGGCGAAGTCGGCGAGATCCGCGTGCGCGGGCCGAACGTGATGCTCGGCTACTACCGCAACGCGGACGCCACGCACGCGGCCGTGTCGCCGGACGGCTGGCTGAGCACCGGCGATCTCGCGCGGCAGGAGGCGGACGGTGCGGTAACGATCGCGGGCCGCAGCAAGGAACTGATCATCCGGTCGGGCTTCAACGTCTATCCGGTCGAAGTCGAGCAGGTGCTGAACGCGCATCCGGACGTCGTGCAGGCGGCCGTCATCGGCCGCGCGGTCGAAGGCAACGAGGAAGTGCTCGCGTTCGTCGAACTAGTGCCCGGCGCGACGGCCGACGAAGCGGCGTTGCACGCCTGGTGTGCGGAGCGGCTCGCGCCTTACAAACGCCCCGCACACATCCGCGTACTCGACGCGCTGCCGGCCGCATCGACGGGCAAGGTCCTGAAGCACAAGTTGCGCGAGCTGGTCTGA
- the ybaK gene encoding Cys-tRNA(Pro) deacylase, producing the protein MSKSRHVSETPATQLLRRHGVAFGEHPYDYVEHGGTGESARQLGVDEHSVVKTLVMEDEHAKPLIVLMHGDRTVSTKNLARQIGAKRVEPCKPEVANRHSGYLVGGTSPFGTRKAMPVYVEATILELPTIYLNGGRRGYLVSLAPAVLTSLLGAQPVQCASVD; encoded by the coding sequence ATGAGCAAATCCAGGCATGTGTCCGAAACCCCCGCGACCCAGTTGCTGCGCCGCCACGGCGTTGCGTTCGGCGAGCATCCGTACGACTACGTCGAGCACGGCGGCACCGGCGAATCGGCGCGCCAGCTCGGCGTCGACGAGCACAGCGTCGTGAAGACGCTCGTGATGGAAGACGAGCACGCGAAGCCGCTGATCGTGCTGATGCACGGCGACCGCACGGTGTCGACGAAGAACCTCGCGCGGCAGATCGGCGCGAAGCGCGTCGAGCCGTGCAAGCCCGAGGTCGCGAACCGCCATTCGGGCTATCTCGTCGGCGGCACGTCGCCGTTCGGCACGCGCAAGGCGATGCCCGTCTACGTCGAGGCGACCATCCTCGAGCTGCCGACGATTTACCTGAACGGCGGGCGTCGCGGCTACCTCGTCAGCCTCGCGCCGGCCGTGCTTACGTCACTGCTCGGCGCGCAGCCCGTGCAGTGCGCCAGTGTCGACTGA
- a CDS encoding methylated-DNA--[protein]-cysteine S-methyltransferase, protein MFNAVIDAPFGKVGIRTDAAVVREIVYLPESVKSVDPDSPLAQRAVKQIERYFERASARFDLPLAEVGSAFQHRVWDVISDIPPGTVLTYGQVAKRIGSAPRAVGQACGANYFPLVIPCHRVVAAGGLGGFANHDDNGYYQKVKRWLLAHEGVPY, encoded by the coding sequence ATGTTCAATGCAGTCATCGACGCGCCGTTCGGCAAGGTCGGCATCCGCACGGATGCCGCGGTGGTGCGCGAGATCGTCTATCTGCCCGAATCGGTGAAGTCGGTCGATCCGGATTCGCCGCTCGCACAGCGTGCGGTCAAGCAGATCGAACGTTATTTCGAGCGCGCGTCGGCGCGCTTCGACCTGCCGCTCGCCGAAGTCGGCAGCGCGTTCCAGCACCGCGTGTGGGACGTGATCAGCGATATTCCGCCCGGCACGGTGCTGACCTACGGCCAGGTCGCGAAGCGGATCGGCAGCGCGCCGCGCGCGGTGGGCCAGGCATGCGGCGCGAACTACTTCCCGCTCGTGATTCCGTGTCATCGCGTCGTCGCGGCGGGCGGACTCGGCGGCTTCGCGAACCACGACGACAACGGTTATTACCAGAAAGTGAAGCGCTGGCTGCTGGCGCACGAAGGCGTGCCGTACTGA
- the xerD gene encoding site-specific tyrosine recombinase XerD, whose translation MSESLMSPEVDGDAVEASPALLASRASIDVFCDALWLEHGLARNTLDAYRRDLVLFSQWLAETHDASLDSADEAMVTGYIAARSDGKATSSNRRLSVFRRYYGWAVREHRASADPTLRITSAKQAARFPSTLSEAQVEALLGAPDIGTPLGLRDRTMLELMYASGLRVSELVTLKTVEVGLNEGVVRVMGKGSKERLVPFGEVAQGWIERYLREARPALLGARAADALFVTARGDGMTRQQFWNIIKRHAQHADVRAHLSPHTLRHAFATHLLNHGADLRVVQLLLGHSDISTTQIYTHVARERLKTLHAQHHPRG comes from the coding sequence ATGAGTGAATCGCTGATGTCCCCCGAAGTCGACGGCGATGCCGTCGAGGCGTCCCCCGCGCTGCTCGCGAGCCGCGCGTCGATCGACGTGTTTTGCGATGCGCTGTGGCTCGAGCACGGGCTGGCGCGCAACACGCTCGATGCGTACCGGCGCGATCTGGTGCTGTTTTCACAATGGCTGGCCGAGACGCACGACGCGTCGCTCGATTCCGCCGACGAAGCGATGGTGACGGGTTACATCGCCGCGCGCAGCGACGGCAAGGCGACGTCGTCGAACCGGCGGCTGTCCGTGTTCCGGCGCTATTACGGCTGGGCCGTGCGCGAGCATCGCGCGAGCGCCGACCCGACGCTGCGGATCACGTCCGCGAAGCAGGCGGCCCGGTTTCCGTCGACGTTGTCGGAGGCGCAGGTCGAGGCGCTGCTCGGTGCGCCCGACATCGGCACGCCGCTCGGCCTGCGCGATCGTACGATGCTCGAGCTGATGTATGCGAGCGGGCTGCGCGTGAGCGAGCTCGTGACGCTGAAGACCGTCGAGGTCGGGCTCAACGAGGGCGTCGTGCGCGTGATGGGCAAGGGCTCGAAGGAGCGGCTCGTGCCGTTCGGCGAAGTCGCGCAAGGGTGGATCGAGCGCTACCTGCGCGAGGCGCGGCCGGCGCTGCTCGGTGCGCGCGCGGCCGACGCGCTGTTCGTGACCGCGCGCGGCGACGGGATGACGCGCCAGCAGTTCTGGAACATCATCAAGCGCCACGCACAGCACGCGGACGTACGCGCGCACCTGTCGCCGCATACGCTGCGGCACGCGTTCGCGACGCACCTGCTGAACCATGGCGCCGACCTGCGCGTCGTGCAACTGCTGCTCGGCCACAGCGATATCTCGACCACGCAGATCTATACGCACGTTGCACGCGAGCGCTTGAAGACGCTGCATGCGCAACACCACCCGCGCGGTTAG